A genomic stretch from Dyella sp. M7H15-1 includes:
- a CDS encoding pilin, whose translation MHSQPISNGFTLIELMIVVAIIAILAAIAIPAYKNYLIRAQVSEGIDLATGAKDAVGDFIANTGRFPGNNQSADLTSSSSIVGKYVSSVTVTSGLITVTFNTNNTNTAIVSDLFVLSPITAAGSITWNCADKTTIPATYLPIPCHK comes from the coding sequence ATGCACAGCCAACCTATTTCCAATGGCTTTACCTTGATCGAACTGATGATCGTGGTCGCGATCATTGCCATCCTGGCAGCCATCGCCATACCGGCCTACAAGAACTACTTGATCCGCGCACAGGTATCGGAGGGTATCGACCTGGCCACCGGGGCCAAGGATGCCGTGGGGGACTTTATCGCGAATACTGGCCGCTTTCCCGGAAACAACCAATCGGCGGACTTGACTTCAAGTTCCTCCATCGTCGGCAAATACGTATCCTCGGTCACCGTTACCTCGGGATTGATCACCGTCACTTTCAACACCAACAACACGAATACAGCTATCGTGAGTGATCTATTTGTGCTGTCGCCAATCACTGCTGCGGGAAGCATTACTTGGAACTGCGCCGACAAGACCACGATACCCGCCACATACCTGCCCATCCCTTGCCATAAATAA
- a CDS encoding glycosyltransferase family 39 protein — protein sequence MFQPANAHGAKGNAVQYYNYARNLVQHGIYSVEAPGNSLPVSDSFRDPGYPVFMAAWMKIFPQWDSWYVAIIFSQVILSTATVMLWLGVGRYWMPWRWLTVAGVLMAVWPHSISMSSHLLSETLYGFLVALAMFVYSLGVDKPNIRWALICGACFAAAALTNSVLLPFSVLLMLYMLIRRKFPPWIGVALMASTLCLTAPWLIRNSRLPPSPASSANRALMNLVEGSWPLYHKADMASTLSHDPQAVDIMNQINSEIAVIEADRKAGVSMMLERMSRDPGYYILWYLQKPAMLWDWSIRIGVGDIYVYVTYHSPFDDNPLWRAVEAACHGGNGVLALLALTGGLLALRKSNHSSMAGVALLLLTVTAIHTALQAEPRYSIPYRCAEILLGVFAAYWLIAQWPKLRTRSRKQPPNSSQSRLPLLMKC from the coding sequence ATGTTTCAGCCAGCCAATGCACACGGCGCCAAGGGTAACGCTGTTCAGTACTACAATTATGCCCGAAACCTTGTCCAGCATGGCATTTACTCGGTCGAAGCACCAGGTAATTCCCTCCCTGTTAGTGACAGTTTTCGCGACCCCGGGTATCCGGTGTTCATGGCGGCATGGATGAAGATCTTCCCGCAATGGGATAGCTGGTATGTCGCCATCATTTTCAGCCAGGTCATTCTCAGCACCGCAACGGTCATGTTGTGGCTAGGAGTGGGAAGATATTGGATGCCCTGGAGATGGCTCACTGTCGCCGGCGTGCTTATGGCGGTGTGGCCACATAGCATTTCCATGAGTAGCCACCTTCTTTCGGAGACCCTCTACGGCTTCCTAGTGGCGCTTGCCATGTTTGTCTATAGCCTGGGAGTGGATAAACCCAACATCCGCTGGGCTCTTATCTGCGGCGCGTGCTTTGCAGCGGCTGCGCTGACAAATAGCGTATTGCTTCCCTTTTCCGTGTTGTTGATGCTTTACATGCTGATCCGGCGAAAATTTCCGCCTTGGATCGGGGTCGCGCTGATGGCAAGCACACTATGTCTCACCGCACCATGGCTGATCCGCAACAGCAGGCTGCCACCCAGCCCAGCATCATCGGCGAATCGAGCACTTATGAACTTGGTGGAAGGCTCATGGCCGCTGTATCACAAGGCGGACATGGCCAGCACCCTTTCGCATGACCCACAAGCCGTCGACATCATGAATCAGATCAACAGCGAAATCGCGGTCATCGAGGCTGATCGCAAAGCAGGAGTATCAATGATGCTGGAACGTATGTCACGCGATCCTGGCTACTACATCCTCTGGTATTTGCAAAAGCCAGCAATGCTTTGGGATTGGAGTATCCGTATCGGTGTTGGGGATATCTATGTTTATGTCACCTACCACTCGCCTTTTGACGACAATCCGTTGTGGCGTGCGGTGGAAGCAGCGTGCCATGGAGGCAATGGGGTGCTTGCGTTGCTCGCTCTGACGGGGGGCCTGTTGGCTTTGCGCAAATCCAATCACTCGAGCATGGCGGGTGTCGCACTGCTACTTCTCACCGTTACAGCCATTCATACTGCCTTGCAGGCCGAACCGCGCTATTCGATTCCTTACCGCTGCGCTGAAATTTTGCTCGGTGTTTTCGCTGCTTACTGGCTGATAGCACAATGGCCTAAACTCCGTACGCGCAGCCGGAAACAACCGCCAAACTCATCCCAATCACGCCTGCCATTGCTTATGAAATGTTAA
- a CDS encoding S9 family peptidase: MKLLFAAMLLAVTGISLAASVPATGGVLIESHSSHPFDISDLVMMDRVSDPQLSADGRYAAFSVRSTDYAGNKGVNAIYVQDLGASGSQPIRVVSKQASSPRWSPDGHSLYYVSPAGDVAQLWRLDFSVSARGWSLDRASAPVQVTHGPLDIENFKLSPDGKSVLLSYAVFTDCNDLACTKERLEGHARDKSSGMLYNKLFVRHWDTWLDGRRNQLYIARFGVDGTLPVEPTLLSRGIEGDVPSKPFGDESEFAFSSDSHTVYFNARIAGDSEPWSTNFDVFKVPADGSSAPQNLTEANKAWDAYPVPSPDGKTLYYLAMKTPAFEADRFGIMAMDLTTGVTREVDPSWDHSAGSMQISADGKTLFVTTDDEGQHPLFTVDVATGRIDKLVDNGSVSAYSISDKRILLARDDLKHPSDLYTVSTNGKDLKQITRFNSARLMNAKMGDVQFFTFQGWNNEAVQGYVVKPVNYKAGHKYPVAFIIHGGPQGAMNNDWSYRWNPQTYAGQGFAVVTINFHGSTGYGQAFTDSISGDWGGKPLDDLKLGWQAALDKYHFLDGDRACALGASYGGYMTYWIAGVWNKPWKCLVDHDGVFDTRMMYYATDELWFEEHENGGRQFDVPENYEKFNPLNDVKDWRVPMLVIHSGDDFRIPITQGLGAFTALQRQGIPSEFLTFPDENHWVLKPQNSVQWHEAVNAWLKRWTAPNASSVAP, translated from the coding sequence ATGAAACTGTTGTTCGCAGCGATGTTGCTGGCCGTCACAGGCATATCTTTGGCGGCAAGTGTTCCGGCCACCGGAGGCGTATTGATTGAAAGCCATTCCTCGCACCCTTTCGACATCAGTGATCTGGTGATGATGGATCGCGTCAGTGATCCGCAACTTTCCGCTGATGGCCGTTACGCTGCCTTCAGCGTGCGAAGCACCGACTACGCTGGCAACAAGGGTGTCAACGCGATCTACGTGCAGGACCTTGGTGCGAGCGGCAGTCAGCCTATCAGGGTTGTGTCGAAGCAGGCATCTTCCCCTCGCTGGTCCCCAGATGGACATAGTCTTTACTACGTATCACCCGCTGGGGACGTAGCGCAGCTATGGCGATTGGATTTTTCGGTGTCGGCACGTGGGTGGAGCCTGGATAGAGCAAGCGCTCCAGTACAGGTAACTCATGGTCCTCTGGATATCGAAAATTTCAAGCTTTCCCCCGATGGGAAAAGCGTGCTGCTTTCCTACGCTGTTTTCACCGACTGCAACGACCTGGCCTGCACCAAGGAACGCCTGGAGGGTCACGCCAGGGACAAATCCTCCGGCATGCTCTACAACAAACTGTTCGTGCGGCATTGGGACACTTGGTTGGATGGTCGTCGCAATCAGCTTTACATCGCCCGCTTTGGTGTCGATGGCACTCTGCCGGTTGAGCCGACTCTGCTAAGTCGCGGCATCGAAGGAGATGTTCCCAGCAAGCCGTTTGGTGACGAAAGCGAATTTGCGTTCTCGTCCGATAGCCATACGGTGTACTTCAATGCACGTATTGCCGGCGATAGCGAGCCATGGTCCACTAACTTCGATGTGTTCAAGGTGCCGGCGGATGGCTCTTCCGCCCCGCAGAATCTGACCGAGGCGAACAAGGCTTGGGATGCTTATCCAGTGCCTTCACCGGATGGCAAGACGTTATATTACCTTGCTATGAAGACGCCGGCTTTCGAAGCGGATCGTTTTGGTATCATGGCGATGGATTTGACCACCGGCGTCACGCGAGAAGTGGATCCATCATGGGATCACTCTGCTGGCAGTATGCAGATCAGCGCGGATGGCAAGACGTTATTCGTGACAACAGACGATGAAGGTCAGCATCCTTTGTTCACCGTGGACGTTGCCACCGGCAGGATCGACAAGCTGGTGGATAACGGTTCCGTGAGCGCGTACTCCATCTCCGACAAGCGCATTTTGCTGGCACGAGACGATCTCAAGCACCCTTCTGATCTCTATACGGTCTCTACCAATGGAAAGGATCTCAAGCAGATAACACGCTTTAATTCGGCACGCTTGATGAACGCCAAGATGGGTGATGTGCAATTCTTCACCTTCCAGGGTTGGAACAACGAAGCGGTGCAGGGTTATGTGGTGAAGCCTGTCAACTATAAAGCAGGCCATAAATACCCGGTCGCTTTCATCATTCATGGTGGTCCGCAGGGGGCGATGAACAACGACTGGAGCTATCGCTGGAATCCGCAGACGTACGCAGGACAGGGCTTTGCGGTGGTTACCATCAACTTCCATGGCTCGACCGGCTACGGTCAAGCTTTCACCGATTCCATTTCAGGTGACTGGGGTGGTAAGCCATTGGATGATCTCAAGCTTGGCTGGCAAGCTGCGTTGGACAAATACCACTTCTTGGATGGTGATCGTGCATGCGCGCTCGGTGCCAGCTATGGTGGTTACATGACATATTGGATTGCAGGCGTGTGGAACAAGCCATGGAAGTGTCTAGTGGATCACGACGGTGTGTTTGATACCCGCATGATGTACTACGCAACCGATGAGTTGTGGTTCGAAGAACATGAAAATGGCGGACGCCAGTTTGACGTGCCCGAGAATTACGAGAAATTCAACCCGCTCAATGACGTCAAGGATTGGCGTGTGCCCATGCTGGTGATCCACTCCGGCGATGACTTTCGCATCCCGATCACCCAGGGCTTGGGTGCGTTCACCGCGCTGCAACGCCAAGGCATCCCCAGCGAATTTCTCACCTTTCCGGACGAAAATCACTGGGTACTGAAGCCGCAGAACAGTGTGCAGTGGCACGAGGCGGTGAATGCTTGGCTGAAGAGGTGGACAGCCCCGAACGCCTCGTCCGTGGCCCCATAA
- a CDS encoding DUF4105 domain-containing protein: MKLASRLLLTLALLLCSAYAWASVSEASGSNLEVSLITYGPGDIYWERFGHDAIELRDTASGEEIDFNYGVFNFDEKNFFINFARGQMHYLINAEVTRDEEDFYKQAGRSITKQRLALTPAQAVALRDFLFWNLRPKNAVYNYDYYVDNCTTRVRDALDRALGGAVQSRLTTLPSGMTYRQQTVRLMSAQPWLMLILDLGLGPYADHPLNAWQESFLPEELQKNLRHITIPDNHGVTQPLVQSEELLSPNRLSAPPTTPPDLRIPLGIAGLLLAALIVLTWHHAPLIYALLSELFLLLAGAAGLLMLILWTLTTHHSAWANANLLLFNPFAFAWLRPLWRARRGVGLSRFANGALLLQLIALLAAMLLHLLPDVVQQNQPWILFALPCWLALAWALRQTKQV, from the coding sequence ATGAAGCTCGCCAGCCGCCTGCTGCTGACCCTTGCCTTGCTCCTGTGTAGCGCGTACGCATGGGCCAGCGTCAGCGAAGCCTCCGGCAGCAACCTCGAAGTCTCACTCATCACCTACGGCCCCGGCGACATTTACTGGGAACGCTTCGGCCACGACGCCATCGAACTACGCGACACCGCCAGCGGCGAAGAAATCGACTTCAACTACGGCGTCTTCAACTTCGACGAGAAGAACTTCTTTATCAACTTCGCACGCGGCCAGATGCACTACCTGATCAATGCCGAAGTCACCCGCGACGAAGAAGATTTCTACAAACAAGCCGGCCGTTCCATCACCAAGCAACGCCTTGCACTCACACCCGCACAAGCCGTCGCACTACGCGATTTCCTGTTCTGGAACCTGCGTCCCAAAAACGCCGTTTACAACTACGACTACTACGTCGACAATTGCACCACCCGTGTTCGCGACGCGCTGGATCGTGCGCTCGGCGGCGCCGTCCAATCCCGCCTGACCACCCTGCCCAGCGGAATGACCTACCGCCAGCAAACCGTACGCCTGATGAGCGCCCAGCCGTGGCTGATGCTGATTCTCGATCTCGGTCTAGGACCGTACGCCGATCATCCGCTCAATGCCTGGCAGGAAAGCTTCCTGCCAGAAGAACTACAAAAGAACCTTCGCCATATCACCATCCCCGATAACCACGGCGTTACCCAGCCACTGGTACAGAGCGAAGAACTGCTATCCCCCAACCGCCTCAGCGCACCGCCCACCACACCACCGGATTTACGCATTCCACTAGGCATCGCCGGCTTGCTGCTGGCTGCACTGATCGTGCTGACATGGCATCACGCACCGCTTATCTACGCACTACTGAGTGAATTGTTCTTACTGCTTGCAGGCGCTGCCGGCCTGCTGATGCTGATCCTGTGGACCCTCACCACACACCACTCCGCCTGGGCCAACGCCAACCTGCTGCTATTCAACCCATTCGCCTTTGCATGGCTACGCCCGCTTTGGCGCGCACGCCGCGGCGTGGGGCTATCACGATTCGCCAACGGTGCACTGCTGCTTCAATTGATCGCGCTGTTAGCAGCCATGCTTCTACACCTGCTGCCCGATGTCGTGCAGCAAAACCAGCCGTGGATTCTCTTCGCACTACCCTGCTGGCTGGCGCTGGCGTGGGCGCTTAGGCAAACCAAACAAGTCTGA
- a CDS encoding transporter associated domain-containing protein, which translates to MNEDPGSTSGPVHRKWWDRLGHLFSGEPRNREELIDELRTAQANGLLGADTLPMLEGALRVTELNVDDVMVPRVQIVMLDVDAPLPDILAAVVESGHSRFPVHGEDKDDILGILLAKDLLKYFGNGHDFDIRAILRPAVLIPESMRLNVLLAEFRRSRNHMALVVDEYGGVAGLITIEDVLEEIVGEIDDEHDDEEEPDLMHAQAEGEWIVDALTPIADFNEEIGASFSDEEFDTIGGMVTSEFGHLPEVAEQIAIGDFEFYVTQADDRRVQQFRVVHH; encoded by the coding sequence ATGAACGAGGACCCTGGCAGTACCAGCGGCCCGGTCCACCGAAAATGGTGGGATCGACTGGGCCATTTGTTTTCCGGCGAACCCCGCAACCGCGAAGAGCTGATCGACGAGTTGCGCACCGCCCAGGCCAACGGCCTACTTGGCGCCGACACCCTTCCCATGCTGGAAGGCGCGCTGCGGGTCACCGAGCTCAACGTCGATGACGTGATGGTGCCACGCGTACAGATCGTGATGCTCGACGTCGATGCCCCCCTCCCCGACATCCTTGCCGCCGTGGTCGAATCCGGGCACTCGCGCTTCCCGGTGCATGGTGAAGACAAGGACGACATCCTCGGCATCCTGCTCGCCAAGGACCTGCTGAAGTACTTCGGTAACGGCCACGACTTCGACATCCGCGCGATCTTGCGTCCAGCGGTGCTGATTCCCGAATCCATGCGCCTGAACGTACTACTGGCCGAGTTCCGCCGCAGCCGCAACCACATGGCACTGGTCGTGGACGAATACGGCGGCGTCGCCGGCCTGATCACCATCGAAGACGTGCTGGAAGAAATCGTCGGCGAAATCGACGACGAGCACGACGACGAGGAAGAGCCCGACCTGATGCACGCCCAGGCCGAGGGCGAATGGATCGTGGATGCACTCACCCCGATCGCGGACTTCAACGAAGAAATCGGCGCATCCTTCTCCGACGAAGAATTCGATACCATCGGCGGCATGGTCACCTCCGAATTCGGCCACCTGCCGGAAGTTGCCGAGCAGATCGCTATCGGCGACTTCGAGTTCTATGTCACGCAAGCAGATGATCGCCGCGTGCAGCAATTCCGCGTCGTGCACCACTAA
- the ybeY gene encoding rRNA maturation RNase YbeY → MPTQHRFAALPSPGSRVPNPAIVHLNYGVARKGLPSALSFRRWVDAALAGAKRRPPAELAIRIVGTREGRRLNRNYRDKDYATNVLSFPVELPPGVSLPLIGDLAMCAPVVAREAVEQNKLPNHHWAHLTVHGVLHLLGYDHIEDAEAEAMEALETRILAKLGIDNPYAVERDT, encoded by the coding sequence ATGCCCACCCAACACCGTTTTGCCGCTTTGCCGAGTCCCGGGTCCCGGGTCCCGAATCCCGCCATCGTCCACCTCAACTACGGCGTGGCTCGCAAAGGCTTGCCTTCCGCACTAAGCTTCCGCCGTTGGGTAGACGCCGCGCTCGCGGGTGCGAAGCGACGCCCCCCCGCTGAGTTGGCCATTCGCATCGTCGGCACGCGCGAAGGTCGCCGCCTCAACCGTAACTATCGCGACAAGGATTACGCCACCAACGTGCTGTCGTTTCCTGTCGAGCTACCACCCGGCGTGAGCTTGCCGCTGATCGGTGATCTTGCGATGTGCGCCCCCGTCGTTGCTCGCGAAGCGGTCGAGCAAAACAAACTCCCGAACCATCACTGGGCCCACCTGACCGTGCATGGCGTATTGCATCTGCTGGGCTACGATCACATCGAAGATGCCGAAGCGGAAGCGATGGAAGCACTGGAAACACGCATCCTCGCCAAACTTGGGATTGACAATCCCTATGCCGTTGAACGCGACACCTAA
- a CDS encoding PhoH family protein — MNNGLNQRDFALDPEDNARLTNLCGPFDEHLRLVELRLGVEIDHRGNLFQVIGEEGATRAGEKVLKALYATTENESLNGAKIHLQLAESGIDAITEEAAEGAQEVVIKVKRGTIKGRGPNQARYLHAITTHDINFGVGPAGTGKTYLAVASAVEALEANRVQRLLLVRPAVEAGEKLGFLPGDLSQKVDPYLRPLYDALYEMLGFEKVAKLIERNVIEIAPLAYMRGRTLNDSYVILDEAQNTTVEQMKMFLTRIGFGSVAVITGDVSQIDLPHHVRSGLRHAVEVLRGVDGISFTFFTSRDVVRHPLVAKIVRAYETFEESDGTRDAGPGTREKQNPNR, encoded by the coding sequence ATGAATAACGGTCTGAACCAACGCGACTTCGCCCTAGACCCCGAAGACAACGCCCGGCTCACCAACCTTTGCGGCCCGTTCGACGAACACCTGCGCTTGGTGGAACTGCGCCTGGGTGTGGAAATCGACCATCGCGGCAATCTGTTCCAGGTGATTGGCGAAGAAGGCGCCACGCGCGCCGGCGAGAAAGTATTGAAGGCGCTCTACGCAACCACCGAAAACGAATCGCTCAACGGCGCGAAGATCCATTTGCAACTCGCCGAATCGGGCATTGACGCCATCACCGAAGAAGCAGCCGAAGGCGCACAGGAAGTCGTCATCAAAGTAAAACGCGGCACGATCAAGGGCCGCGGCCCGAATCAGGCGCGCTACCTGCATGCCATCACCACGCACGACATCAACTTTGGCGTGGGCCCGGCAGGTACCGGCAAGACCTATCTCGCCGTCGCCAGTGCGGTGGAGGCACTGGAAGCCAACCGCGTGCAGCGTTTGCTGCTGGTACGTCCAGCGGTGGAAGCCGGCGAAAAGCTCGGCTTTCTGCCCGGCGACCTGTCGCAGAAAGTCGATCCTTATCTACGTCCACTCTATGACGCGCTCTATGAAATGCTCGGCTTCGAAAAAGTCGCCAAGCTGATCGAGCGCAACGTGATCGAGATTGCGCCGCTGGCCTATATGCGCGGTCGCACGCTTAATGATTCCTACGTGATTCTGGACGAAGCGCAGAACACCACGGTCGAGCAGATGAAGATGTTCCTTACCCGCATTGGTTTCGGCTCGGTGGCTGTGATTACCGGTGATGTCAGTCAGATCGACCTACCCCATCACGTGCGCTCGGGCCTGCGCCACGCGGTCGAAGTGCTGCGTGGCGTGGATGGCATCAGCTTCACCTTCTTCACCTCGCGCGATGTCGTGCGCCATCCGCTGGTGGCGAAGATCGTGCGTGCGTATGAAACGTTTGAAGAGAGTGACGGGACGCGGGATGCGGGACCCGGGACCCGGGAAAAACAGAACCCCAACCGCTGA
- a CDS encoding GNAT family N-acetyltransferase, whose product MTNSLRGRIGSWDSQAARVGMSATPANPGLRIRVMPYQAEHFEAATGLIVAIQRDEFGFDIDLAKQPDLSEIPTFYQSGTGNFWAALDGDVVVGTIALKDIGGRMVALRKMFVAAKYRGAEWGVAAKLLDTAMGWARRHAVLSVLLGTTEKFRAAHRFYEKHGFTLVEKESLPDNFFFMSIDTRFYRLNLE is encoded by the coding sequence ATGACCAACTCGCTGCGTGGACGGATTGGCAGTTGGGACAGCCAAGCGGCCCGAGTCGGCATGAGCGCAACCCCTGCGAACCCGGGTTTACGCATCCGCGTGATGCCGTACCAGGCGGAGCACTTCGAGGCGGCGACGGGCTTGATTGTCGCGATCCAACGCGACGAATTCGGTTTCGACATCGATCTGGCAAAACAACCGGATCTGTCGGAAATCCCGACGTTCTATCAATCAGGCACGGGGAACTTCTGGGCGGCGCTGGATGGTGATGTCGTGGTCGGCACGATTGCGCTGAAGGATATCGGCGGGCGGATGGTGGCCTTGCGCAAGATGTTCGTAGCTGCGAAATACCGTGGCGCGGAATGGGGGGTTGCGGCGAAGCTGCTGGATACCGCGATGGGTTGGGCAAGACGGCATGCCGTGCTTAGCGTCCTGCTCGGCACGACGGAAAAATTTCGTGCCGCGCATCGGTTCTATGAAAAGCATGGCTTTACGTTAGTTGAGAAAGAATCGTTGCCGGACAACTTTTTTTTCATGTCAATTGATACGCGCTTCTATCGTCTTAATCTCGAATAA
- a CDS encoding lytic transglycosylase domain-containing protein, with translation MPTHAGTMYRCVGSQGEAVFTSSTVGYHDCKSLGSYASALSSAGARRGGAKKEVASLAWVMGWADTTAQPMAPIVVSLDRIEGGMETSARVVQAASPLSGKPGQWTYNESRDNALSSTPDVASSAQDSPDNRVLRGAVYRVVHKDGSVEYTNIMPAGKLARNVTRLFSYMATCMACNLHSPINWGTVHLDLTDYADVIHNASLESGVDEALIRAIIHAESAFNPRAMSLKGAQGLMQLMPGTANDMGVLDAFDPAQNIRGGTRYLGLLMKNFNGDVRLAAAAYNAGPAAVLYYNGVPPYAETQVYVRRVDELLQRYNKAMHPPASASL, from the coding sequence TTGCCTACACATGCGGGCACCATGTACCGCTGTGTCGGTTCGCAAGGGGAGGCGGTTTTTACCAGTAGCACCGTCGGCTATCACGATTGCAAGTCACTGGGTTCGTACGCCAGCGCGCTGTCGTCTGCGGGCGCGCGGCGAGGTGGTGCGAAGAAGGAAGTAGCCTCGCTCGCGTGGGTCATGGGCTGGGCAGATACCACGGCGCAGCCGATGGCGCCGATCGTGGTGTCGCTGGATCGGATCGAAGGTGGGATGGAAACGTCTGCGCGGGTAGTGCAGGCTGCTTCGCCTTTGTCGGGTAAGCCGGGACAGTGGACGTATAACGAGTCGCGCGACAACGCCTTGTCCTCGACACCGGACGTGGCCAGCAGTGCCCAGGATTCTCCAGACAATCGCGTGCTGCGCGGTGCGGTCTATCGCGTCGTGCACAAAGACGGCAGCGTGGAGTACACCAACATCATGCCGGCCGGCAAGTTGGCCCGTAACGTCACGCGGCTCTTCAGCTACATGGCCACCTGCATGGCGTGCAACCTGCATTCGCCGATCAACTGGGGCACGGTGCATTTGGATCTGACCGACTATGCGGACGTGATCCACAACGCGAGCCTGGAATCGGGTGTGGATGAAGCGCTGATTCGCGCCATCATCCATGCCGAAAGCGCGTTCAATCCGCGTGCGATGTCGCTGAAAGGCGCACAGGGCCTGATGCAGTTGATGCCCGGTACGGCCAATGATATGGGTGTGCTAGACGCTTTCGATCCCGCGCAGAACATCCGCGGCGGCACGCGCTACCTCGGCTTGCTGATGAAAAACTTCAACGGCGATGTGCGGCTGGCCGCGGCGGCCTATAACGCAGGTCCAGCGGCCGTGCTGTACTACAACGGGGTGCCCCCGTATGCGGAAACCCAGGTCTACGTGCGGCGCGTGGATGAATTGCTGCAGCGGTACAACAAGGCCATGCATCCGCCGGCGTCGGCGAGTCTCTAA
- a CDS encoding DUF2069 domain-containing protein, translating into MSAPLSATSRVGIAAWIGLIVLQCAWYAWLFPPQHISVWLVLAITVVPLWLPFFAICNVRRALLWTGILSLFYFCHGIAESWSSAQERVPALIEVLLTLVLIGALGTGVKRKSAPRLS; encoded by the coding sequence ATGAGCGCACCGCTATCCGCCACGTCCCGCGTCGGCATTGCCGCATGGATAGGGCTAATCGTTTTGCAATGCGCGTGGTATGCGTGGTTGTTTCCACCACAGCACATATCGGTGTGGCTGGTGCTGGCGATAACAGTGGTTCCGTTATGGCTGCCTTTCTTTGCCATTTGCAACGTGCGTCGCGCACTGCTGTGGACGGGCATCCTGAGTCTGTTCTATTTCTGCCACGGCATTGCGGAAAGCTGGAGTTCGGCGCAGGAGCGTGTGCCCGCACTGATCGAAGTGCTGCTTACGCTGGTGTTGATTGGAGCACTCGGCACCGGCGTGAAACGCAAATCAGCGCCACGCTTGAGTTAA
- the wrbA gene encoding NAD(P)H:quinone oxidoreductase, whose amino-acid sequence MNDILVLYYSRSGHTAQLARLIARGVEEIPGMRARLRQVPPVAPVTEVAQPPEPEDGAPYVTKQDLHECVGLALGSPTRFGNMAAPLKYFLDSTGAEWASGALVGKPASVFTATSTMHGGQESTLLSMALPLFHHGMLLLGIPYTEPALTSTLSGGTPYGASHVAGAKGENAISEHERELARALGRRLADTARKLATNT is encoded by the coding sequence ATGAACGACATCCTGGTTCTCTACTACAGCCGTAGCGGCCATACCGCCCAACTGGCCCGCTTGATCGCCCGCGGCGTGGAGGAAATCCCCGGCATGCGCGCACGCTTGCGGCAGGTTCCCCCGGTAGCTCCCGTGACAGAAGTCGCACAGCCTCCCGAGCCCGAAGATGGCGCACCTTACGTCACCAAGCAGGATCTGCACGAGTGCGTTGGCCTGGCTCTGGGCAGCCCGACCCGCTTCGGCAATATGGCCGCCCCTCTGAAGTACTTTCTGGATAGCACTGGTGCCGAATGGGCCAGCGGCGCCCTGGTCGGCAAGCCGGCCTCCGTGTTCACCGCCACCAGCACCATGCACGGCGGTCAAGAGTCCACCCTGCTGAGCATGGCGTTGCCGCTGTTTCATCACGGCATGCTGTTGCTGGGCATTCCCTATACCGAGCCGGCACTGACCAGCACACTCAGCGGCGGCACCCCTTACGGCGCCAGTCATGTCGCTGGCGCCAAAGGTGAGAATGCCATCAGCGAACATGAGCGCGAATTGGCTCGCGCGCTGGGCCGCCGCTTGGCGGACACCGCGCGTAAACTGGCAACAAACACATGA